DNA sequence from the Brevundimonas sp. NIBR10 genome:
AGGACTACCGCAACTTCGGCATCATGGCCCACATCGATGCGGGCAAGACGACGACGACCGAGCGGATCCTGTATTACACCGGCAAGAACCACAAGATCGGCGAAGTCCACGACGGTGCCGCCACCATGGACTGGATGGACCAGGAGCAGGAGCGGGGGATTACGATCACCTCGGCTGCGACCACGGCCTTCTGGCAGGGCAAGCGCCTGAACATCATCGACACCCCCGGCCACGTGGACTTCACCATCGAAGTCGAGCGTTCGCTGCGCGTGCTCGACGGTGCCGTGACGGTGCTGGACGGCAACGCGGGCGTCGAGCCGCAGACCGAAACCGTCTGGCGCCAGGCCGACAAGTACAACGTTCCCCGGATCGTGTTCGTCAACAAGATGGACAAGATCGGCGCCGACTTCGACGCCTCGGTGCAGTCGATCCGCGACCGCCTGGGCGCCAAGGCCGTGCCGATCCAGTTCCCGATCGGCTCCGAGTCCTCGCTGTCCGGCCTGGTCGATATCGTCGCCATGAACTCGGTGGTCTGGGACAACGACGCCCTGGGCGCCAACTTCACCGTCGGCCCGATCCCGGCTGACCTGGTCGACAAGGCCAACGAGGCCCGCCAGTACCTGATCGACAACGCCGTCGAACTCGATGACGAGGCGATGGAAGCCTACCTCGAAGGCACCGAGCCCTCGATCGAAGTGCTCAAGAAATGCATCCGCAAGGCCGTGCTGACCGGCGCCTTCTATCCGATCCTGTGCGGCTCGGCGTTCAAGAACAAGGGCGTTCAGACCCTGCTCGACGCCGTCGTCGACTACCTGCCGTCGCCGCTGGACATCCCGCCGACGCCGGGCATCGACTTCAAGACCGAAGAGCCCGTCGTGCGTCGCGCCTCGGACGACGAGCCTCTGTCGATCCTGGCCTTCAAGATCATGGACGACCCCTTCGTCGGCTCGCTGACCTTCTGCCGCCTGTATTCGGGCAAGATGGAAACCGGCCAGAACCTGCTGAACTCCTCGCGCGACAAGAAAGAGCGCGTGGGCCGGATGCTGCAGATGCACTCCAACAACCGCGAGGACGTCAAGGAAGCCTACGCCGGCGACATCGTCGCCCTGGCCGGCCTCAAGGACACCCGCACGGGCGACACCCTGTGCGACCCGATGAAGTCGCCGGTCATCCTGGAGAAGATGGAGTTCCCGGCACCCGTGATCGAGATCTCGGTCGAGCCCAAGACCAAGGCCGACCAGGAGAAGCTGGGCGTCGCCCTGGCCAAGCTGGCGTCGGAGGATCCGTCCTTCACCGTCTCGACCGACCACGAGTCGGGCCAGACCATCCTCAAGGGGATGGGCGAGCTTCACCTGGACATCAAGATCGACATCCTGAAGCGCACCTACAAGGTCGAGGCCACCATCGGCGCGCCGCAGGTCGCCTATCGTGAATCGCTCGGCCGCAAGGTCGACATCGACTACACCCACAAGAAGCAGACCGGTGGTACGGGCCAGTTCGCCCGCGTCATGATCACCTTCGAGCCCGGCGAACCCGGCTCGGGCTTCGTGTTCGAGAACTCGATCGTCGGCGGTGCCATTCCCAAGGAATATATCCCGGGCGTGGAAAAGGGCCTGAACTCGTCCAAGGACAATGGCCTGCTGGCCGGCTTCCCGCTGATCGACTTCAAGGCGACCCTGACGGACGGCAAGTTCCACGACGTCGACTCCAGCGTGCTGGCGTTCGAAATCGCGGCCCGCGCCGCCTTCCGCGAACTGAAGGACAAGGGCGCGCCCAAGCTGCTCGAGCCGATCATGGCCGTCGAGGTCGTGACGCCTGAGGATTACCTGGGTTCGGTCATCGGCGACCTGAACGGTCGTCGCGGCATGATCCAGGGTCAGGACATGCGCGGCAACGCCACCGTCGTGAACGCCTTCGTGCCGCTGGCCAACATGTTCGGCTATGTGAACACGCTGCGTGGCATGTCGCAGGGCCGCGCGGCCTTCACCATGCAGTACGATCACTACGAGCCGGTGCCGCAACACGTCGCCGACGAAGTCATCAAGAAGTACAGCGCCTAACCCAAACCAATCCCGGCGGGCGCCGCCCGCCGGACCCCTGAAAAATCTAGGATATGCCCCCTCAACTCAGGGGACGGAGAGAAGAGAATGGCCAAGGAAAAGTTCGAACGTAACAAGCCGCATTGCAACATCGGCACGATCGGTCACGTTGACCACGGCAAGACGACGCTGACGGCGGCGATCACGATGACGCTGGCCAAGGCCGGCGGCGCCAAGGCCATGGCCTATGCCGACATCGACGCGGCTCCGGAAGAAAAAGCTCGCGGCATCACGATCAACACGGCGCACGTCGAGTATGAGACGGCCAACCGTCACTATGCCCACGTCGACTGCCCCGGCCACGCCGACTATGTGAAGAACATGATCACCGGTGCCGCCCAGATGGACGGCGCGATCCTGGTGGTGTCGGCCGCCGACGGCCCGATGCCCCAGACCCGCGAACACATCCTGCTGGCCCGTCAGGTCGGCGTGCCCGCCCTGGTCGTGTTCATGAACAAGGTCGACCTGGTCGACGACGCCGAGCTGCTGGAACTCGTCGAGATGGAAGTGCGCGAGCTGCTTTCGTCCTACCAGTTCCCGGGCGACGACATTCCGATCACCATGGGCTCGGCCAAGGCCGCGACCGACGGCGTGAACCCGGAAATCGGCGAGAACCAGGTTCTCAAGCTGATGGAAACCGTCGACGCCTACATTCCGCAACCGGAACGCCCGGTCGACCTGCCCTTCCTGATGCCGGTCGAGGACGTGTTCTCGATCTCGGGTCGCGGCACCGTGGTCACGGGTCGTGTCGAGCGCGGCATCGTCAAGGTCGGTGAGGAAGTCGAGATCGTCGGCATCCGCCCCGTCCAGAAGACGACCTGCACCGGCGTGGAAATGTTCCGCAAGCTGCTCGATCAAGGTCAGGCGGGCGACAACGTCGGCGTGCTGCTGCGCGGCACCAAGCGTGAGGACGTCGAGCGCGGTCAGGTCCTGTGCAAGCCGGGCTCCATCACCCCGCACACCAAGTTTCTGGCCGAGGCCTACATCCTGACCAAGGAAGAGGGCGGCCGTCACACGCCGTTCTTCACCAACTATCGCCCGCAGTTCTACTTCCGCACCACGGACGTGACCGGCATCGTTCACCTGAAGGAAGGCGTCGAGATGATCATGCCCGGCGACAACGCCGAGCTGAACGTCGAACTGATCACGCCCATCGCCATGGAAGAGAAGCTCCGCTTCGCCATCCGTGAAGGCGGCCGCACCGTCGGTGCCGGCGTCGTCGCCAAGATCATCGCCTAACAGCGACGGTCTGACCCGAACTGAGAGAGGCCTCGCCGGAGCGATCCGGCGGGGCTTTTCTTTGTCTGATGAGCGGTGATGATGCGCGGATGAATAGCCCTGTGCCCGCAGAGGGGATCGTCCGTGTGCTGACCCGACGTCCTTCCATGGCCGATGGCCTGGACCTGGTGTTGGCCATGGTGGCGTTCGGTGTCGCTGCGATTGTACTGGGCCGTGATCTGCTGGCCTTCGACCTCATCCCGTTGGCCACGTTTCTTCCGATGGCCGTTTTGGCGCTGCTGACCCCGGCCGTCGCCGAGGAAGTTGTTTTTCGCGGCCTGTTGATCCGGAATGGATCCATCTCCTCGGCAAGCCTGACGCTGGCGGCCTCGACAGCCTTGTTCGTCGTTTGGCACGTCGTGGAGAGCCTGACCTTTCTGCTAGGTGCACGCCTGTTGCTTCTGAGAGGCGACTTTCTGGTATTGGCCGCCGTCCTTGGCCTGCTCTGTGGTTTGCTGCGTCTTCGCTCCGGCGGGCTGTGGACGGCGATCGCCCTGCACTGGCTTGTTGTCGTGATCTGGAAGGCGATGCTCGGCGGTCCGATCCTCACCAATCTTGTGGGCTGAAAATTGCGACTGGGAGAGGCGCTCTGCGGTCATCGTGACAGGTCCGTGGGTGTGGCCTACGCTAGGGCCACCGCCGATCACGGACGGGTACCCGGAGAGTCACATGGTCATTTGCAATCTCTGCATCGTCGGCCTGTCCGCTCTGGCGCTAGTGGCCTGCGAGAAGCCCGCGAGCGAGCCCGCCAGCGCGGCGGTGAGCCCGTCAGCGACCGTCACCACGCCCACCGCCACTGTGCCGGTCATCCTGGACGGTGAGGGGTTGAAGGCCGGCTCGACCCCGACCCTGGTCGCCTTCGGTTCGCCGCGCGCGACGGTCGAGGCGGCGGTCAAGGCGGCGCTGGGGTCCGATCCGGTCGTCAGCGAGAACCCGGACTGCCCTACGGGATCGGCGACGGTGCTCGACTGGGGTGACGCCATGCAGGTGGTGATCCAGAACGGGGCCTTCGTCGGCTGGCGCGCCGATGATGCGACGGCCAGGACGGCGTCCGGCCTCCACGTCGGTTCGACCCGGGCGGAAGCGCAGGCTGGCCCTGATTTCAGCCTGCCCGAGACGACGCTCGACGCGGTCGAGATTTCGGTGGATGGCGTCGGGGGTTTCCTGACCTCCGCCGGGCCGGACGGGACGGTGGAACAGCTGTTCGCCGGTGACATCTGCATGGCACGCTAGCCGCGCGGCCCGTCTGCCAGACGCGCGCATTCACCACGTCCTGCCCGTCTCAGGGGAGGGGGCTTGCATGGAACCGCCGATTGCCGCCTACGTTCGCACCACGGACGTTAAGGATTTGGTAACCCATGCGGCGCGCGCTTCACATCGGCCTGTTCATCGGCACCCTGATCGGGATGTCGGCCTGCGCGGCCCTCGACAGCGGCGACAATGGCCGCTCCGGTGCCTATGGCGGTATCGACGCCGGTCGCACCGGCGGCTGATCGCCTCGTCGTCCAAGGAATCCGTGGCGAAAGTCCGCGTTTTCGGCTAGAAGCGAACAGCGGACGCCGACTGTCGCGCCGCGCCGGTTCCAAACCCCCCTAGATGTTACTGATCGCCATCGTCGTCGTTCTGCTCCTCGTGGTGCTCAACGGCCTGTTCGCCATGACCGAGTTGGCGGTCGTTTCGTCCCGCCGATCCAAGCTTCAAAGCCGTGCTGAACGGGGGGACCGAGG
Encoded proteins:
- the fusA gene encoding elongation factor G; this translates as MARTHKLEDYRNFGIMAHIDAGKTTTTERILYYTGKNHKIGEVHDGAATMDWMDQEQERGITITSAATTAFWQGKRLNIIDTPGHVDFTIEVERSLRVLDGAVTVLDGNAGVEPQTETVWRQADKYNVPRIVFVNKMDKIGADFDASVQSIRDRLGAKAVPIQFPIGSESSLSGLVDIVAMNSVVWDNDALGANFTVGPIPADLVDKANEARQYLIDNAVELDDEAMEAYLEGTEPSIEVLKKCIRKAVLTGAFYPILCGSAFKNKGVQTLLDAVVDYLPSPLDIPPTPGIDFKTEEPVVRRASDDEPLSILAFKIMDDPFVGSLTFCRLYSGKMETGQNLLNSSRDKKERVGRMLQMHSNNREDVKEAYAGDIVALAGLKDTRTGDTLCDPMKSPVILEKMEFPAPVIEISVEPKTKADQEKLGVALAKLASEDPSFTVSTDHESGQTILKGMGELHLDIKIDILKRTYKVEATIGAPQVAYRESLGRKVDIDYTHKKQTGGTGQFARVMITFEPGEPGSGFVFENSIVGGAIPKEYIPGVEKGLNSSKDNGLLAGFPLIDFKATLTDGKFHDVDSSVLAFEIAARAAFRELKDKGAPKLLEPIMAVEVVTPEDYLGSVIGDLNGRRGMIQGQDMRGNATVVNAFVPLANMFGYVNTLRGMSQGRAAFTMQYDHYEPVPQHVADEVIKKYSA
- the tuf gene encoding elongation factor Tu; the encoded protein is MAKEKFERNKPHCNIGTIGHVDHGKTTLTAAITMTLAKAGGAKAMAYADIDAAPEEKARGITINTAHVEYETANRHYAHVDCPGHADYVKNMITGAAQMDGAILVVSAADGPMPQTREHILLARQVGVPALVVFMNKVDLVDDAELLELVEMEVRELLSSYQFPGDDIPITMGSAKAATDGVNPEIGENQVLKLMETVDAYIPQPERPVDLPFLMPVEDVFSISGRGTVVTGRVERGIVKVGEEVEIVGIRPVQKTTCTGVEMFRKLLDQGQAGDNVGVLLRGTKREDVERGQVLCKPGSITPHTKFLAEAYILTKEEGGRHTPFFTNYRPQFYFRTTDVTGIVHLKEGVEMIMPGDNAELNVELITPIAMEEKLRFAIREGGRTVGAGVVAKIIA
- a CDS encoding CPBP family glutamic-type intramembrane protease, coding for MADGLDLVLAMVAFGVAAIVLGRDLLAFDLIPLATFLPMAVLALLTPAVAEEVVFRGLLIRNGSISSASLTLAASTALFVVWHVVESLTFLLGARLLLLRGDFLVLAAVLGLLCGLLRLRSGGLWTAIALHWLVVVIWKAMLGGPILTNLVG